DNA sequence from the Pseudoxanthomonas indica genome:
CCCCGCGACGGTGCGTGCGTACCAGCGAGGCCAGCACCTGCTGCTCCTGCCGCGAGAAACCGGCGATGTCGGAGTTCTCCAGCACGTAGGCGCCATGCTGGTGGTACTGGCTGTGCGCGATGACCAGGCCCAGTTCGTGCAGGCGCGCGGCCCAGCCGAGCATGCGTGCATCGTCGTCGCTGAGCTGCCAGTCTTCGGCGACCTGCTCGTGCAGGCGCTGGGCGGTGGCCTCCACCCGCGAGGCCTGCACCTCGTCGATGCCGTAGCGCTGGATCAGCGATGCGGTGGACAGGTCGCGCGGATCGTTGTCGCTGCCGCGGCCCAGCATGTCGAACAGGATGCCTTCGCGCATGGCCGCCTTGCTCACCATCAGTCGCTGCAGGCCCAGGGCTTCGAAGGCGGCCTCCAGTACCAGCACGCCGCCGGCGATGATCGGCCGGCGATCATTGGACAGGCCGGGCAGGTCGATGTCGTCGATGCGTTCGGCCTGCAGCAGCCGGTCGCGAACCTGCGGCAGGGCCTCGGCAGTCACCGCGCCCTTGGTCAGTTTCATCGCCGCGCAGATATCGCCAATCGCCTTGTTGGTACCGGAGGAGCCAATGGCTTCCTGCCAGCCCAGGGCGCGATAGAGCTTGGCGAACTGCTGGAACTCGGCGCCGATTTCGGTCAGCGCATCCTTCCAGCGTTTCTTGGTGAGCTTGCCACCGGGAAAGAACCGCCGCGTGCTGGCGATGCAACCGGCCTGCAGGCTTTCGCGCTCCAGGGTCTGCATGCCGCGGCCAATGATGAACTCGGTGGAGCCGCCGCCGATATCGATCACCAGTCGTTTCTGATCCGCCTTGGGCGGCTGCGAGTGGGCCACGCCCAGGTAGATCAGGCGGGCTTCCTCACGCCCGGACACCACTTCGATCGGCTTGCCCAGCGCGGCTTCGGCCGGCATCAGGAAGCCCATCGGGTCGCGCAGCTGGCGAACCGTATTCGTGGCCAGCGCACGCACGCGTGCGGTAGGTACGTCACGGATACGCTGGCCGAACCGCGACAGGCAATCCAGGGCGCGCTCGCGCGCCGGTTCGGACAGGCCACCCTTGCCGTCCAGGCCATCGGCCATGCGCACGGTCTCGCGCAGGCGATCCACCACGCGCAGCTGGCCCAGCGTGTAGCGGGCCACGATCATGTGAAAGCTGTTGGAGCCCAGGTCGATCGCGGCGAGGTGTTCGCCGTCACGGGGGGGCGGCGAAGCGGGGGCGGAGGCGGGCGACATGCGCGCAGACTAGTGGCAGCGACCGGCGCTTGGCAACGCGCCATTCGTCGCATCAAGGACTTGCACCGGTTTTAGACCCCGGCCAACAGCAGCGCCTGCGCCGAATGCGGGGTCTGGCCCTCGGCCGGCTCGGCCTTGTGGTACACGCCATCGGCATCCAGCAACCAGGCGTTCTGGTTGTCGTCCAGGTAGTTCTGCAGGCCGTCGCGGAAGACCTTGTCGGCCAGCGCCGGCTCCAGGATCGGGAAGCAGGTTTCCACCCGGTGCAGCAGGTTGCGCTCCAGCCAGTCGGCGCTGGCGCAGTACAGCTCGGGGTGACCATCGTTGCCGAACCAGTAGATGCGGCTGTGTTCCAGGAAGCGGCCGACGATGGAACGCACGCGGATGTTGTCCGACACGCCGGGCACGCCCGGTCGCAGCGAGCAGGCGCCACGCACGATCAGATCAATCTGCACGCCGGCCTGCGAGGCGACATAGAGCGCGCGGATGATCCGTGGCTCGTTGAGCGCATTGATCTTGGCGATGATGCGGCCCGGCTTGCCGGCGCGCGCCAGCTTGGCCTCGCGCTCGATCTTCTTGATCAGACCGGCATGCAGGGTGAAGGGGGATTGCAGCAGGCGCTTGAGCTTGGTCGATGGCGCCAGGCCCGACAGCTGCTGGAACAGCAGGTGCACGTCGTTGCCGACGTCCGGGTCGGCGGTGATCAGGCCGATGTCGGTGTAGGCGCGGGCGGTGCCGCTGTGATAGTTGCCGGTGCCCAGGTGCACGTAGCGGCGCAGTTTCTTGCCCTCGCGGCGCACGATCAGCAGCATCTTGGCGTGGGTCTTGTAGCCGACCACGCCATACACGACCTGCACGCCGGCTTCCTGCAGCCGGTCGGCCACGCCCAGGTTGGCGTCTTCATCGAAGCGCGCGCGCAGTTCCACCACCACGGTGACGTCCTTGCCGTTGCGCGCGGCCTGCACCAGCGCATCGACAATCGCCGAGTTGTTGCCGGTGCGGTACAGGGTCTGCTTGATCGCCAGCACGTTGGGGTCGATGGCCGCCTGCTTGAGCAGATCCAGCACCGGCGTGAAGGCGTCGAAGGGGTGGTGCAGCAGCACGTCGCCATCGTCGACGCGTTCGAAGATGGTGTCGCTGTCGCGCAGCAGGCGCGGGGTGAATACCGGGTACTTCAGTTCCGGGCGCTGGGCCAGGTCATAGACCTGGATGACCCGGTTGAGATTGACCGGGCCGTCGATCAGATAGACCGCGTTGTCGGGCAGGGCGAAGTTCTGCAGCAGCGTGCGGATGATCGGCTTGGGACAATCCTGGGCTATCTCCAGGCGCACCGCCGGACGATAGCCGCGGCCGACCAGTTCATCGCGCAGTGCCAGCGCCAGGTTTTCCACTTCTTCCTCGTCCACCACCACTTCGGAGTTGCGGGTGACGCGGAACTGGTAGGAGCCCTTGACCTCCATGCCCGGGAACAGCTCATCGACGAATGCCGACAGCACCGAGGACAGCAGCACGAAGTCGTTCTCGCCGCCGGACACGCGCTGCGGCAGGTGGATGATGCGCGGCAGCGAACGTGGCGCGCGCACGATCGCCAGGTGGCCGGCGCGGCCAAACGCGTCCTTGCCCTTCAACACCACCACGATGTTGAGCGACTTGTTGAGGATCTTGGGGAAGGGATGCGCCGGGTCCAGGCCCAGCGGCGAGAGCACCGGCATGATCTCGTTGCGGAAGTAGGCGCGCAGCCAGCGGGTCTGGCGCGGGCTCCAGGCGCCGCGGCCAAACACGCGCACGCCGGCTTCGTTCAAGGCCGGGCGCAGTACCTGGTTCCAGCATTTGTATTGCGCGTCCACCAGTTCGGCGGCGCGATCGTGGATGCGGTTGAGCACCGTGGTCGGGCTCATGCCATCGGCGGCCGGCGGCAGGCCGAAGTCCTGCGCATGGCGCACGGTGGCGGCGCGGATTTCGAAGAACTCGTCCAGGTTGGTGCAGGAGATGCACAGGAAACGCAGCCGTTCCAACAGCGGCACGCTGGGATCCTGCGCCTGCGCCAGTACGCGGAAGTTGAAATCCAGCTGCGACAGTTCGCGGTTGAGGTAGAGCGCGGGATCGCGCAGCCGCTCCTCGTTGCTCACGGCGTCCGGCGTGGTGGCGTTGGCGACATTCATGCGGTCTGACCGTGGGTGAGGGAAGGAGGGGACGGCGGCGTGAGCAGATCGCTGCCGCGTTCGTGCACGCGTTCGCCACTGAAGTGGATGGTGAAGGTACTGCCGTGGCCTACTTCGCTTTCAATCTCCAGCCGCGCCTGGTGCAGGTTGAGGACGTG
Encoded proteins:
- the ppx gene encoding exopolyphosphatase, whose product is MSPASAPASPPPRDGEHLAAIDLGSNSFHMIVARYTLGQLRVVDRLRETVRMADGLDGKGGLSEPARERALDCLSRFGQRIRDVPTARVRALATNTVRQLRDPMGFLMPAEAALGKPIEVVSGREEARLIYLGVAHSQPPKADQKRLVIDIGGGSTEFIIGRGMQTLERESLQAGCIASTRRFFPGGKLTKKRWKDALTEIGAEFQQFAKLYRALGWQEAIGSSGTNKAIGDICAAMKLTKGAVTAEALPQVRDRLLQAERIDDIDLPGLSNDRRPIIAGGVLVLEAAFEALGLQRLMVSKAAMREGILFDMLGRGSDNDPRDLSTASLIQRYGIDEVQASRVEATAQRLHEQVAEDWQLSDDDARMLGWAARLHELGLVIAHSQYHQHGAYVLENSDIAGFSRQEQQVLASLVRTHRRGVPKTAFDALPDRLLLSAKRKAALLRLAVLLHRAHEADPIPRLDLTAIDDELRLVVDRDWIEARPLLKSDLIGEPEDMQGLGITLKPFVA
- the ppk1 gene encoding polyphosphate kinase 1 encodes the protein MNVANATTPDAVSNEERLRDPALYLNRELSQLDFNFRVLAQAQDPSVPLLERLRFLCISCTNLDEFFEIRAATVRHAQDFGLPPAADGMSPTTVLNRIHDRAAELVDAQYKCWNQVLRPALNEAGVRVFGRGAWSPRQTRWLRAYFRNEIMPVLSPLGLDPAHPFPKILNKSLNIVVVLKGKDAFGRAGHLAIVRAPRSLPRIIHLPQRVSGGENDFVLLSSVLSAFVDELFPGMEVKGSYQFRVTRNSEVVVDEEEVENLALALRDELVGRGYRPAVRLEIAQDCPKPIIRTLLQNFALPDNAVYLIDGPVNLNRVIQVYDLAQRPELKYPVFTPRLLRDSDTIFERVDDGDVLLHHPFDAFTPVLDLLKQAAIDPNVLAIKQTLYRTGNNSAIVDALVQAARNGKDVTVVVELRARFDEDANLGVADRLQEAGVQVVYGVVGYKTHAKMLLIVRREGKKLRRYVHLGTGNYHSGTARAYTDIGLITADPDVGNDVHLLFQQLSGLAPSTKLKRLLQSPFTLHAGLIKKIEREAKLARAGKPGRIIAKINALNEPRIIRALYVASQAGVQIDLIVRGACSLRPGVPGVSDNIRVRSIVGRFLEHSRIYWFGNDGHPELYCASADWLERNLLHRVETCFPILEPALADKVFRDGLQNYLDDNQNAWLLDADGVYHKAEPAEGQTPHSAQALLLAGV